One stretch of Bacteroidales bacterium DNA includes these proteins:
- a CDS encoding proline dehydrogenase family protein, whose product MFNKLIVAILPWFPKKFIWIFSKSYISGVNIEDAMRVSKEYNSKNIKVTLDVLGEFIKNLDEAEANKKEYMNLIDETYQNKIDGNISLKPTSFGLLLDKEVCYRHVRELVAKAASYNGFIRIDMEDSPCTDDEISLFRRLKAEFPPNVGLVLQAYLKRTMKDIESMMDLNTEAIPLSFRLCKGIYVEPEEISYKKYEEINQHYLEDLEYMLKNKIHVGIATHDKPLVEGAYTLLKKYNVPKHMYEFQMLYGVTPKLRDSIINEGHAMRIYVPFGKQWYGYSTRRLKENPSMASHIIKAIFYKG is encoded by the coding sequence ATGTTCAACAAACTCATTGTAGCTATATTGCCGTGGTTCCCGAAGAAGTTTATCTGGATCTTTTCAAAATCCTATATCTCAGGGGTAAATATTGAAGATGCCATGCGCGTTTCAAAAGAATATAACAGTAAGAACATAAAAGTGACCCTTGATGTTCTTGGTGAATTCATAAAAAATCTCGATGAAGCAGAGGCTAACAAGAAAGAGTATATGAATCTTATTGATGAAACATATCAAAATAAGATTGATGGCAACATCTCACTTAAGCCTACAAGTTTTGGTTTGCTGCTCGATAAAGAGGTTTGCTACAGACATGTAAGGGAGCTTGTTGCAAAAGCTGCATCATATAACGGATTTATCAGAATTGACATGGAGGATTCTCCATGCACTGATGACGAAATTTCGCTGTTCAGAAGACTCAAGGCTGAGTTTCCACCAAATGTAGGTCTTGTACTCCAGGCATACCTTAAAAGGACCATGAAAGATATTGAGAGCATGATGGACCTCAATACTGAAGCAATACCTTTAAGCTTCAGGTTATGTAAGGGAATTTATGTAGAGCCTGAAGAAATATCATATAAGAAATACGAAGAGATTAATCAGCATTATCTTGAAGATCTTGAATACATGCTGAAAAATAAGATCCATGTCGGAATTGCCACACATGATAAACCTCTTGTGGAAGGAGCTTATACCCTTCTTAAAAAATATAATGTCCCGAAACATATGTATGAATTCCAGATGCTGTACGGGGTAACGCCAAAATTACGTGACAGCATAATTAATGAAGGACATGCAATGAGAATTTATGTACCATTCGGAAAACAATGGTATGGATACTCAACACGCAGGCTGAAGGAGAATCCAAGTATGGCAAGCCATATTATTAAGGCGATATTCTATAAGGGATAG
- a CDS encoding nitroreductase family protein — MNLKDLISNTRSRRRFDESKKIELKTLESLIDLARLSASGANRQPLKYLIYNTPEECNKVFPYLAWAGYLTEWPGPEKGERPSAYILILGDKSVTDIFGIDHGIAAQSIMLGATEAGIGGCMIQSIKREELRAEIELPDKYEILLILALGTPVENVILEEIKENDVKYWRDENRNHHVPKRSLKDLIIKL; from the coding sequence ATGAATCTTAAAGACCTGATTAGTAATACCCGCTCCCGTCGCCGTTTTGATGAGTCGAAAAAAATCGAATTAAAAACTCTGGAGTCATTAATTGATCTTGCACGTCTCTCCGCTTCAGGTGCAAACAGGCAGCCTCTTAAGTATTTGATATACAATACTCCTGAAGAATGCAACAAGGTGTTTCCCTATCTTGCGTGGGCCGGTTACCTTACGGAATGGCCGGGCCCGGAAAAAGGAGAGAGGCCATCAGCCTATATTTTGATACTCGGAGACAAATCTGTAACAGATATTTTCGGAATAGATCACGGCATAGCTGCACAGAGTATCATGCTCGGTGCCACAGAAGCCGGGATAGGCGGATGCATGATCCAGTCAATCAAACGTGAGGAGCTAAGAGCTGAAATCGAATTGCCCGATAAGTACGAAATCCTGCTAATACTTGCACTTGGGACACCGGTTGAGAATGTCATTCTGGAGGAGATTAAGGAGAATGATGTTAAATACTGGAGAGATGAGAACAGAAATCACCATGTACCGAAAAGAAGCTTAAAGGATCTGATTATCAAGTTATAA
- a CDS encoding superoxide dismutase has translation MAFELPKLPYNLNSLVPHISEETLDYHYGKHHQAYVNNLNGLIPGTEFEKADLETIIKKAEGGIFNNAAQVWNHTFYFESFSKDGRRLPKGELADAINGSFGSFDAFKEQFNKSAATLFGAGWAWLVKKEDGTLQIVQESNAGNPLRRGLKPLVTCDVWEHAYYIDYRNKRPDYIKSFWEIVDWDLVAKRY, from the coding sequence ATGGCATTTGAACTACCAAAACTTCCGTACAATTTAAACTCGCTGGTTCCGCATATCAGTGAGGAGACACTCGACTACCATTATGGCAAACATCATCAGGCTTATGTAAATAACCTGAATGGGCTTATCCCGGGAACTGAGTTTGAAAAAGCTGATCTTGAGACAATTATCAAAAAGGCTGAAGGAGGCATTTTTAATAATGCTGCCCAGGTATGGAACCATACATTCTACTTTGAATCTTTTTCAAAAGACGGCAGGAGACTACCTAAAGGAGAGCTTGCAGATGCAATAAACGGCTCATTTGGTTCGTTTGATGCTTTTAAGGAACAGTTTAACAAATCAGCTGCAACCCTTTTCGGAGCCGGATGGGCATGGCTTGTTAAAAAAGAAGATGGTACCCTGCAGATTGTTCAGGAATCAAATGCAGGAAATCCTCTGCGAAGAGGTCTTAAGCCGCTTGTTACCTGCGATGTATGGGAACATGCTTATTATATCGACTATAGAAACAAAAGGCCTGATTATATCAAATCTTTCTGGGAAATTGTTGATTGGGATCTCGTAGCAAAAAGATATTAA
- a CDS encoding 1,4-dihydroxy-6-naphthoate synthase, which translates to MKLTLGFSPCPNDTFIFDAMVHGRIDTEGLEFDYFLADVEELNRKAFSSAVDITKMSYHAYAYAADNYLILDSGSALGHHNGPLLISKHNDGTSGMEHKRIAIPGKYTTANLLFSIAWPEAKNKTEYLFSDIERALLDDEVDAGLIIHETRFTYKKKGLHKLADMGEFWEEFTGLPIPLGAIVINKNIPEDIALKVNRIVRRSLEYAYKDSFASYDFVAGNAKEMDSTVMNNHIKLYVNEYSIDLGIKGREAINRLFTVASEKGVIPQMPSRIFLTGNQVI; encoded by the coding sequence ATGAAATTAACATTGGGCTTCTCGCCATGCCCGAACGATACATTCATTTTTGATGCGATGGTGCATGGCAGGATTGATACAGAAGGGCTGGAGTTTGACTATTTTCTTGCAGATGTGGAGGAGCTGAACAGAAAGGCTTTTTCTTCAGCGGTAGATATTACTAAAATGAGTTATCATGCTTATGCATATGCAGCAGATAACTATCTTATTCTTGATTCAGGCAGCGCACTGGGACACCACAATGGCCCTCTTCTTATTAGCAAGCACAACGATGGTACTTCAGGAATGGAACATAAAAGGATTGCTATCCCCGGTAAATATACAACTGCAAATCTTCTGTTCAGCATAGCATGGCCTGAAGCTAAAAACAAAACCGAATATCTTTTCTCTGATATAGAAAGAGCTCTTCTTGATGATGAAGTTGATGCAGGACTGATAATTCACGAAACACGATTTACCTATAAAAAGAAGGGCCTTCACAAATTAGCCGATATGGGTGAGTTCTGGGAGGAGTTTACCGGACTGCCAATACCTCTTGGTGCGATAGTTATAAATAAGAATATACCTGAAGATATTGCATTGAAAGTAAACAGGATTGTCAGAAGAAGCCTGGAGTACGCGTACAAAGACTCATTCGCCTCGTACGATTTTGTTGCCGGCAATGCAAAAGAGATGGACAGCACTGTTATGAATAATCATATCAAACTATATGTTAATGAGTATTCTATTGATCTTGGAATTAAGGGAAGGGAAGCTATAAACAGATTATTCACGGTTGCCTCTGAAAAGGGCGTCATACCACAAATGCCATCAAGAATATTTCTTACAGGAAATCAGGTAATATAA
- the mqnB gene encoding futalosine hydrolase: MSKKLLIVTATSSEADIVKKIDGINTADDLIFFGDNEISLLVTGVGSVATAWSLKHWLSVNKKPDLIINAGIAGSYKDDIRTGDVVMPVTECFADSGIEDRENFLTLFESDLADPDEFPYRSGLLHSDLMISEKCRDIIRPVNSISVNTATGSEKSIIKLQKKFNPDIETMEGATFFYICTREKLPFLALRSISNKVEARNRSKWNIPLALEHLSEKLKEVIIRLE; encoded by the coding sequence ATGTCAAAGAAACTCTTAATTGTTACTGCCACTTCATCAGAAGCAGATATTGTGAAAAAGATTGATGGTATTAATACTGCTGACGATCTTATTTTTTTTGGTGATAATGAGATAAGTCTGCTAGTTACCGGTGTTGGTTCTGTTGCTACCGCATGGTCGCTTAAACACTGGCTTTCAGTAAATAAGAAGCCTGACCTGATAATAAATGCCGGCATTGCAGGAAGTTATAAGGATGATATTAGGACTGGAGATGTTGTTATGCCCGTAACAGAGTGTTTTGCAGATTCAGGTATAGAGGACAGGGAAAATTTTCTTACGTTATTTGAATCAGATCTGGCTGATCCTGATGAGTTTCCATACCGTTCAGGACTTCTTCACAGCGACCTTATGATTTCTGAAAAGTGCAGGGATATTATAAGACCTGTAAATTCAATATCTGTAAACACTGCGACCGGTTCAGAAAAATCAATTATTAAACTTCAAAAAAAGTTTAATCCTGACATAGAGACAATGGAAGGAGCAACTTTTTTTTATATTTGCACCAGGGAAAAATTGCCTTTTCTGGCACTCAGATCAATCTCAAACAAGGTTGAGGCCCGAAACAGGAGCAAATGGAATATTCCTCTTGCTCTTGAACACCTGTCAGAAAAGTTGAAAGAAGTTATTATTAGACTTGAGTGA
- a CDS encoding 6-carboxytetrahydropterin synthase: protein MIYLTRRERFCAAHRMFRQDWSDEQNQKIFGKCSNPNWHGHNYILWVTIKGEPSSHGFVMNINILKQIILEKVVNKIDHKNINLEVGFMDGKVATTENLAVAIWNELKPAIEKEGALLHCVKIEETENNSIEYYG from the coding sequence ATGATATACCTGACAAGGAGAGAGAGATTCTGTGCTGCACACAGGATGTTCAGACAGGACTGGTCAGATGAGCAAAACCAGAAAATTTTTGGAAAATGCTCAAATCCAAACTGGCATGGTCATAATTATATTTTATGGGTAACCATCAAGGGAGAGCCATCATCTCATGGTTTCGTAATGAATATTAATATCCTCAAACAGATTATACTTGAAAAGGTTGTAAATAAAATAGACCATAAGAACATTAATCTTGAGGTCGGATTTATGGATGGGAAAGTTGCGACCACAGAAAACCTTGCTGTGGCTATCTGGAATGAACTTAAACCGGCTATCGAAAAAGAAGGGGCTCTGCTCCATTGCGTAAAGATTGAAGAAACTGAAAATAACTCAATTGAATATTATGGCTAA
- the folE gene encoding GTP cyclohydrolase I FolE — MAKRIEKVNDGSGKKSKGYNKVESWDAKNIEELSTIYHRVLELVGEDPEREGLLKTPARVAKAMHFLTNGYNMDAEEILRSAMFKEEYRQMVIVKDIDLYSMCEHHMLPFFGKAHVAYIPNGYITGLSKIARVVEAFSRRLQVQERLTTQIRNCIQDTLNPLGVAVVIEAQHMCMQIRGVQKQNSVTTTSAFTGIFLKELNTREEFVHLIGTRLH, encoded by the coding sequence ATGGCTAAGAGAATCGAAAAAGTCAATGACGGATCCGGTAAAAAATCCAAAGGTTATAATAAGGTGGAGTCGTGGGACGCTAAAAATATTGAAGAACTCTCCACAATTTACCACAGAGTACTTGAACTTGTAGGTGAAGATCCTGAAAGAGAAGGATTGCTAAAGACTCCGGCAAGGGTGGCAAAGGCAATGCACTTCCTTACTAACGGGTATAATATGGATGCTGAAGAGATTCTCAGATCAGCCATGTTCAAGGAAGAGTACAGACAAATGGTTATTGTAAAGGATATTGACCTTTACTCAATGTGTGAGCACCATATGCTTCCTTTTTTCGGGAAAGCTCATGTTGCCTATATCCCAAATGGTTATATCACCGGGCTGAGCAAAATTGCAAGAGTAGTGGAAGCATTCTCAAGAAGACTTCAGGTACAGGAGCGTCTTACAACTCAGATCAGAAACTGCATCCAGGACACTCTGAATCCTCTGGGAGTAGCAGTAGTAATTGAGGCTCAGCATATGTGCATGCAGATCAGAGGTGTACAGAAACAGAACTCGGTAACAACCACCTCCGCTTTTACAGGTATTTTCCTTAAGGAACTTAATACCAGGGAAGAATTTGTTCATCTGATCGGAACAAGATTACATTAA
- the fabD gene encoding ACP S-malonyltransferase: MKAYVFPGQGAQFIGMGKDLYEKSPVAKEMFEKANTILGFRITDLMFAGTDEDLKQTKVTQPAIFLHSTILAAVLGDSFKPDMVAGHSLGEFSALVANKTLSFEDGLVLVSKRALAMQKACEKTPSTMAAILGLDDSIVEEVCSAVKEVVVPANYNSPGQIVISGSNEGIDKAIEMLKEKGAKRALKLAVGGAFHSPLMEPARLELEEAIKNTTFSKPICPVYQNVSAMSYSDPSAIKANLVLQLTSPVKWTQSVINMISGGATSFTEVGPGNVLQGLIKKVNKDMVTEAAVI; the protein is encoded by the coding sequence ATGAAAGCTTATGTATTTCCCGGACAGGGAGCGCAATTTATAGGAATGGGTAAGGACCTTTACGAGAAATCACCTGTTGCAAAAGAGATGTTTGAAAAGGCCAATACCATACTTGGTTTCAGGATTACCGATCTGATGTTTGCCGGTACTGATGAAGACCTTAAACAAACAAAAGTCACACAACCCGCAATCTTTCTTCATTCAACTATACTTGCCGCTGTACTTGGAGATTCATTTAAACCTGATATGGTAGCAGGGCATTCACTGGGGGAATTCTCAGCTCTTGTTGCCAACAAAACACTTTCATTTGAAGATGGTCTGGTGCTGGTATCAAAAAGAGCCCTTGCCATGCAGAAAGCCTGTGAGAAAACACCATCAACAATGGCTGCGATACTTGGACTTGACGACTCGATAGTTGAAGAAGTTTGTTCAGCTGTTAAAGAGGTTGTGGTACCGGCAAATTATAATAGTCCGGGCCAGATAGTTATTTCAGGCTCTAATGAAGGAATCGACAAAGCTATAGAGATGCTTAAGGAAAAAGGTGCTAAAAGAGCCCTTAAACTTGCGGTCGGAGGCGCATTCCACTCTCCTTTAATGGAGCCTGCACGTCTTGAGCTTGAAGAAGCAATAAAAAATACTACATTCAGCAAACCAATATGTCCTGTATATCAGAATGTTAGCGCAATGTCTTACTCTGATCCCTCTGCAATAAAGGCAAACCTTGTATTGCAGCTGACATCACCGGTTAAATGGACCCAGAGTGTAATTAATATGATCTCCGGCGGAGCTACCTCATTTACTGAGGTCGGTCCGGGAAATGTACTTCAGGGACTTATTAAGAAGGTGAATAAAGATATGGTTACTGAAGCAGCGGTGATATAG
- a CDS encoding OsmC family protein codes for METAKTTYVGDLRTEITHLRSGSVIVTDAPVDNKGKGEKFSPTDMVASALGSCIFTIMGIAAREHGFSIDGSTCAITKIMTDNPRKIGEIKIEFDFTANSYTDKQKKILNYCVKTCPVSLSLHESVFQNVTLIFS; via the coding sequence ATGGAAACAGCAAAGACAACATACGTAGGAGATCTTAGGACTGAGATAACACATTTAAGATCGGGGAGTGTAATAGTAACAGATGCTCCTGTTGATAATAAGGGAAAAGGAGAAAAGTTTTCTCCGACAGATATGGTTGCATCTGCTCTGGGAAGCTGCATTTTTACAATTATGGGTATAGCTGCAAGGGAACACGGATTTTCAATTGACGGCAGTACCTGTGCAATCACAAAGATCATGACTGACAACCCCAGAAAAATCGGTGAGATAAAAATTGAATTCGACTTCACAGCAAATTCATACACCGATAAGCAGAAGAAGATCCTCAATTATTGTGTAAAAACATGCCCGGTATCACTATCGCTGCATGAGTCGGTTTTTCAAAATGTGACTTTAATATTCAGTTAG
- a CDS encoding phosphoenolpyruvate synthase, protein MTIIEGILDLQKYDFTDTSFDLLMQKRIHRVLVICSNYDNYMLEEDGRIDEQIFNEYASLNLRYPPTFVQTDNAEDAFRILKEGNIDLVISMLSLKGTDVFALAKRIKAQYEHIPIVVLTYFSREVSLRLEGEDLSAIDYVFCWLGDASLILAIIKLIEDKMNADYDIEKIGVQAIILVENSIRYISSYLPNIYRIILLQSLDFQREALNEHQRMLKLRGRPKILLASNFNDALDLYKKYKYNVLGVISDISYKRDNVVDEGAGIELCKVVMADDDKVPFLIQSSSLTHKKDAEALGAGFINKYSKSLSLELRNFIIQNLAFGPFVFKNPDTLEPIAIATDLQSLQQKLLSIPDNTLEYHATRNHFSKWLNARALFPVAQMFKYIRKEDFETMDEMRRFLYIAISSFRLGKGRGVIAKFDKTSFDEYQTFSRIGEGSIGGKARGLAFINRIIKNNKLFNKFPDVLITIPRTVVLSTDVFDEFMDHNNLYSVALSDLSDDEILNRFINAELPGHVYQDFYAFLAVSRNVPIAVRSSSKLEDSHYQPFAGIYSTYMIPRIPDNKEMVKVLSDAIKEVYASVYYKASKAYMTATANVIDEEKMGIILQEVCGNRHGDTFYPTLSGVARSINYYPIGSEKAEDGIVNVAFGLGKLIVEGGLSLRFSPKYPRKILQLSTPDTAIRDTQKEFRALDLNIDSFVPSTDDGVNILKIDIKDANNEAAMKFVASTYDRNNNVLRDGITLPGKRVVTFANILQHKTFPLAEILSTLLEIGQREMNNPIEIEFAANLETPPGTPKIFNFLQIRPIVHTEESHHINIDHIKTEDTIVYSDSALGNGVFKGIHDLVYIKPDSFNAANNKNVAGEIEKINIKFVKQGNGYVLIGPGRWGSTDPWLGIPVKWPQISAARIIIESGLKNYRIDPSQGTHFFQNLTSFRVGYFTINPYINEGHYDVEYLDKLNVVYEDDYIRHVRFDQPLEIMIDGRNHKGVILKPLM, encoded by the coding sequence ATGACAATTATAGAGGGAATACTGGATCTGCAGAAATATGACTTTACCGATACCTCATTTGATCTGCTTATGCAGAAAAGAATCCACAGAGTGCTGGTAATATGCAGTAACTATGATAATTACATGCTGGAGGAGGATGGCCGTATTGATGAACAGATTTTCAATGAATATGCATCTCTGAACCTCAGATATCCTCCAACATTTGTCCAGACTGATAATGCCGAGGATGCGTTCAGGATCCTTAAGGAGGGAAATATAGATCTGGTAATTTCAATGCTTAGTCTTAAGGGCACAGATGTTTTTGCACTTGCCAAAAGGATAAAAGCCCAGTATGAACATATTCCGATTGTAGTACTTACATATTTTTCACGGGAAGTCTCTTTGAGACTTGAGGGAGAGGACCTTAGTGCGATAGATTACGTCTTCTGCTGGCTCGGGGATGCCTCGCTTATCCTTGCTATCATTAAGCTGATTGAAGATAAAATGAACGCTGATTATGATATTGAAAAGATTGGTGTTCAGGCTATTATACTCGTAGAAAACTCTATAAGATATATTTCATCCTATTTGCCTAATATTTACAGGATTATTCTCCTTCAGTCTCTTGATTTTCAGCGCGAAGCGCTTAATGAACATCAGCGTATGCTTAAGCTGAGGGGGCGTCCGAAAATTCTCCTTGCCAGCAATTTCAACGATGCTCTCGATCTCTATAAAAAGTATAAGTATAATGTTCTCGGGGTAATATCAGATATAAGTTATAAGCGCGATAATGTAGTGGATGAGGGGGCCGGAATTGAACTCTGTAAGGTTGTTATGGCTGACGATGATAAAGTACCTTTTCTGATCCAGTCATCGAGCTTAACTCATAAGAAGGATGCCGAAGCTCTGGGAGCTGGATTCATCAATAAATATTCAAAATCGTTATCGCTTGAACTAAGGAATTTCATAATTCAGAATCTTGCCTTTGGTCCGTTTGTTTTCAAAAACCCTGATACACTGGAACCTATAGCTATTGCAACTGACCTTCAGAGTCTTCAGCAGAAACTGCTTTCAATTCCTGACAATACACTTGAATATCACGCTACGCGAAACCATTTCTCAAAATGGCTGAATGCCCGTGCTCTTTTTCCGGTTGCTCAAATGTTCAAATATATCCGGAAAGAGGATTTTGAGACTATGGATGAGATGCGAAGATTCCTATATATTGCCATTTCAAGCTTCAGGCTGGGTAAGGGCAGGGGGGTAATAGCAAAATTCGATAAAACAAGTTTTGATGAATATCAGACTTTCTCCAGAATAGGAGAGGGATCAATCGGAGGAAAGGCAAGGGGACTCGCTTTTATTAACAGGATTATCAAAAACAATAAACTGTTTAATAAATTCCCCGATGTACTGATTACTATTCCCAGAACGGTAGTACTTAGTACCGATGTCTTTGACGAGTTCATGGATCATAATAATCTCTATTCAGTTGCCCTGTCTGACCTTTCTGATGATGAGATCCTGAACAGGTTTATTAACGCAGAACTTCCCGGGCATGTTTACCAGGATTTTTATGCATTTCTGGCAGTTTCAAGGAACGTCCCTATTGCAGTCCGTTCTTCAAGTAAGCTTGAAGATTCGCATTATCAGCCATTTGCCGGAATATATTCTACTTACATGATTCCGCGCATCCCTGATAATAAAGAGATGGTAAAGGTTCTGTCCGATGCTATAAAGGAGGTTTATGCCTCCGTTTATTACAAGGCAAGTAAAGCCTACATGACAGCTACTGCAAATGTGATTGATGAAGAAAAGATGGGAATTATACTTCAGGAGGTTTGCGGAAACAGACATGGAGATACCTTTTATCCGACCTTATCGGGTGTTGCCCGTTCAATCAATTACTATCCTATCGGATCAGAGAAAGCCGAAGATGGAATTGTGAATGTTGCTTTCGGTCTTGGAAAACTAATTGTCGAGGGTGGATTATCACTCAGGTTTTCGCCTAAATATCCCCGGAAGATTCTTCAGCTTTCAACTCCCGATACAGCTATCAGGGATACACAAAAAGAGTTCCGTGCTCTTGACCTTAACATTGATAGCTTTGTACCATCAACTGATGATGGTGTGAATATTCTTAAAATCGACATCAAAGATGCTAATAATGAAGCTGCAATGAAGTTTGTAGCTTCAACCTATGACAGGAACAATAACGTACTGCGCGACGGAATCACCCTTCCCGGCAAACGCGTTGTTACCTTTGCCAATATTCTCCAGCATAAGACATTTCCTTTAGCTGAGATCTTAAGTACCCTTCTTGAGATTGGCCAGAGGGAGATGAATAACCCTATCGAAATCGAATTCGCTGCCAATCTGGAGACACCTCCGGGTACTCCCAAAATATTTAATTTCTTGCAGATAAGGCCAATAGTTCATACTGAGGAGTCGCATCATATAAATATTGATCACATAAAAACGGAGGATACTATAGTCTATTCAGACTCAGCACTTGGGAACGGGGTATTCAAGGGTATTCACGATCTGGTTTATATAAAACCCGACTCATTTAATGCAGCCAATAATAAGAATGTGGCAGGTGAAATTGAAAAAATTAATATAAAATTTGTAAAGCAGGGTAATGGATATGTTCTGATAGGTCCAGGAAGATGGGGCTCTACCGATCCATGGCTGGGAATTCCTGTTAAATGGCCGCAGATATCTGCTGCAAGGATAATTATTGAATCGGGACTAAAAAACTACAGAATTGATCCGAGTCAGGGTACTCACTTTTTTCAGAATCTTACCTCTTTCAGAGTAGGTTATTTTACTATTAACCCATATATAAACGAAGGACATTACGATGTCGAATATCTTGATAAATTAAATGTTGTTTATGAAGATGATTATATCCGGCACGTCAGATTTGACCAGCCTCTTGAGATTATGATAGATGGGAGGAACCATAAGGGAGTAATACTAAAACCTTTAATGTAA